A window of Longispora fulva contains these coding sequences:
- a CDS encoding metallophosphoesterase: protein MSDVEALPSSPATTRTRRSGPRWLALVPAFAILGLLFGVPWWLLVLSGADWPTPVVVAGTLLFGGTLVAFPFAMVLGHGPRRIDAAARFGDTVIGVIWVLFTWAILGYAARLALLLAGVEDPLRSRITSAGTAAVALVLLAWGHVEAMRVPRIRRVDVTLPRLGQGLDGTTVAILADTHYGPIDRARWSAGVADAVNALDPDIVVHAGDIADGTVDRRRAQAAPLGTIRGRLARVYVTGNHEYSDEAQGWLDHMEHLGWDALHNRHVLVERGGDQLVLAGVDDATARSSGVAGHGANVAAAVAGADPDLPVLLVAHQPKQIPQAVAAGVDLQVSGHTHGGQIWPFNLLVRLDQPAVRGLSRHGERTQLYTSGGAGFWGPPLRIFAPSEITLLTLRAA from the coding sequence ATGTCAGACGTCGAAGCCCTGCCGTCGAGTCCCGCCACCACGCGCACCCGACGGTCGGGCCCCCGCTGGCTGGCGCTCGTCCCGGCGTTCGCGATCCTCGGCCTGCTGTTCGGCGTGCCCTGGTGGCTGCTGGTCCTGTCCGGCGCCGACTGGCCGACCCCGGTCGTCGTCGCCGGCACCCTGCTCTTCGGCGGCACGCTGGTCGCCTTCCCGTTCGCGATGGTCCTCGGCCACGGGCCCCGGCGGATCGACGCCGCAGCCCGGTTCGGCGACACCGTGATCGGCGTGATCTGGGTGCTGTTCACCTGGGCGATCCTGGGCTACGCCGCCCGGCTCGCCCTGCTCCTCGCCGGCGTCGAGGACCCGCTGCGGTCCCGGATCACCTCCGCCGGCACCGCAGCCGTCGCCCTGGTCCTCCTCGCCTGGGGCCACGTCGAGGCGATGCGGGTGCCCCGGATCCGCCGGGTCGACGTCACCCTGCCGAGGCTCGGCCAGGGCCTGGACGGCACCACGGTTGCGATCCTGGCCGACACCCACTACGGCCCGATCGACCGGGCACGGTGGTCCGCCGGGGTCGCCGACGCCGTCAACGCCCTCGACCCCGACATCGTCGTGCACGCCGGGGACATCGCCGACGGCACCGTGGACCGCCGACGCGCCCAGGCCGCCCCGCTCGGCACGATCCGGGGCCGCCTCGCCCGGGTGTACGTGACGGGCAACCACGAGTACTCCGACGAGGCCCAGGGCTGGCTCGACCACATGGAACACCTCGGCTGGGACGCCCTGCACAACCGGCACGTGCTGGTCGAACGCGGCGGCGACCAGTTGGTCCTGGCCGGCGTGGACGACGCCACCGCCCGGTCCTCCGGCGTCGCCGGCCACGGCGCGAACGTGGCCGCGGCGGTCGCCGGGGCGGACCCCGACCTGCCGGTGCTGCTCGTCGCCCACCAGCCCAAGCAGATCCCGCAGGCCGTGGCGGCGGGGGTGGACCTGCAGGTCTCCGGGCACACCCACGGCGGGCAGATCTGGCCGTTCAACCTGCTGGTCCGCCTCGACCAGCCGGCCGTACGCGGGCTGAGCCGGCACGGGGAGCGCACCCAGCTCTACACCAGCGGGGGAGCGGGATTCTGGGGTCCGCCGCTGCGGATCTTCGCCCCGAGCGAGATCACCCTGCTCACGCTGCGCGCGGCCTGA
- a CDS encoding phosphotransferase family protein, translating into MTTRHRATTLGAHGGHGGTMERGFVEREHVAGVVRAALGQGRHAREVLRLRGGSKKGVYRLVLDDASTVVLYVWHPDENYWPAADEDPADLFAEASGADLFGAAHAQLTALGVRTPSVHLLDRSRAHYPADVAVVEDVRGATLQALLERDPAAAGPTMAKLATALDRMRGSAGTRIGRPAAPGPRDGDCARIVLDRAVRHLAEAAERVAGIAAARDRVAGRLTELAAAVRPRRAYGLVHGELGPDHVLVADDGDPVLIDIEGLMWFDVEWEHVFLRLRFGADYRWLETPDLDPDRLRLYDLAMNLSLVAGPLRLLDGDFPDREFMLDIAGHATRRVLAAL; encoded by the coding sequence TTGACCACCCGCCACCGCGCGACCACGCTGGGGGCACACGGTGGACACGGGGGGACGATGGAGCGCGGGTTCGTCGAGCGGGAGCACGTGGCCGGGGTGGTCCGGGCGGCACTCGGGCAGGGAAGACACGCGCGCGAGGTGCTGCGCCTGCGCGGCGGTTCCAAGAAAGGGGTCTACCGCCTCGTCCTCGACGACGCGTCCACCGTGGTGCTCTACGTGTGGCACCCGGACGAGAACTACTGGCCGGCCGCCGACGAGGACCCGGCGGACCTCTTCGCCGAGGCCTCCGGCGCTGACCTGTTCGGGGCGGCCCACGCCCAGCTGACGGCCCTCGGCGTCCGCACGCCCAGCGTGCACCTCCTCGACCGGAGCCGGGCCCACTACCCGGCCGACGTCGCCGTCGTCGAGGACGTCCGGGGCGCGACCCTGCAGGCGCTGCTGGAGCGCGACCCGGCCGCAGCCGGGCCGACGATGGCGAAGCTGGCCACAGCACTGGACCGGATGCGCGGCTCCGCGGGAACCCGGATCGGCCGGCCCGCCGCGCCGGGCCCGCGGGACGGCGACTGCGCGCGGATCGTGCTCGACCGCGCGGTCCGCCACCTCGCGGAGGCCGCCGAGCGGGTGGCGGGGATCGCCGCGGCGCGCGACCGGGTGGCCGGCCGGCTCACGGAACTGGCGGCGGCCGTCCGGCCCCGCAGGGCGTACGGGCTCGTGCACGGCGAGCTGGGGCCCGACCACGTGCTGGTGGCCGACGACGGCGATCCGGTGCTGATCGACATCGAGGGCCTGATGTGGTTCGACGTCGAGTGGGAGCACGTGTTCCTCCGGCTCCGGTTCGGCGCCGACTACCGGTGGCTGGAGACGCCCGACCTCGACCCCGACCGGCTACGTCTCTACGACCTGGCGATGAACCTCTCTCTCGTGGCCGGCCCGCTGCGGCTGCTGGACGGGGACTTCCCGGACCGGGAGTTCATGCTGGACATCGCGGGGCACGCGACCCGGCGGGTGCTGGCCGCGCTGTAG
- a CDS encoding TetR/AcrR family transcriptional regulator, translating into MVSPPGFQRARRPEQVEARRCAILDTARAMLRVRRVADISLRELSDTVGLAKSNVLRYFDSREAIFLEVMDENWTAWLDDVSTALTSAPATPGPYGRETRVATVIAGSLVAQPGFCELVSVTAGVLEKNISVDVARTFKTRAAAHTSRLAGLVRAEVPHLDDVAAGHFAHAVFILVAGLWPYAVPTEAVSAVMAEMRMPPAGELFARGLTEGLVNQLVGLSARATAGAAVTG; encoded by the coding sequence ATGGTCTCCCCACCCGGCTTCCAGCGGGCCCGCCGCCCCGAGCAGGTCGAGGCCCGCCGGTGCGCCATCCTGGACACGGCGCGCGCGATGCTCCGGGTCCGCCGGGTCGCCGACATCAGCCTGCGGGAGCTGAGCGACACCGTGGGGCTGGCGAAGTCGAACGTGCTGCGGTATTTCGACAGCCGCGAGGCCATCTTCCTCGAGGTGATGGACGAGAACTGGACGGCGTGGCTCGACGACGTGTCCACCGCTCTGACCTCGGCACCGGCGACTCCTGGCCCGTACGGCCGCGAGACCCGGGTCGCGACGGTGATCGCGGGTTCCCTCGTCGCCCAGCCGGGCTTCTGCGAGCTGGTCAGCGTCACGGCCGGCGTGCTGGAGAAGAACATCTCCGTCGACGTCGCGCGGACCTTCAAGACCCGGGCCGCCGCGCACACCTCCCGGCTCGCGGGGCTGGTCCGGGCGGAGGTGCCGCACCTGGACGACGTCGCGGCCGGGCACTTCGCGCACGCGGTGTTCATCCTGGTCGCGGGCCTGTGGCCGTACGCGGTGCCGACGGAGGCGGTGTCGGCCGTGATGGCGGAGATGCGGATGCCCCCGGCCGGGGAGCTGTTCGCCCGGGGGCTGACGGAGGGCCTGGTGAACCAGCTCGTGGGGCTGTCCGCGCGGGCGACGGCCGGTGCGGCCGTCACCGGCTAG
- a CDS encoding DUF6923 family protein, which produces MSVPGPHGARRAGRSSAAVAVAMLAGCWAALGLPAPGGADPPTGCRNGFYLVRGSTLFRYDENAGDRTTVAVLPVPVNALGYAPGQGLFYGVGDYHGGSHLVTVSPGGTVTDKGPVPGGLRGAFAGAVSGRTWYVRSDDELSVVDIAPGSPTFLKVTARIELSRDVELGDFDVDPADGALYGVDTDHGPGRLTRVDPATGDVTWLPTSPTLPGAGSYGAVVITPDGTLHALNNATGRLYHVRRPGGQVTSTADGSATQHADAARCPHEDPPQPPTPPAPTVAPVPAPPAPPPARVPPSPPVVEPPGTPPPRTTPPPVPTPSPTRFVASGYKPPPLPPAKLPVTWFVVVAMLVPAVIVAVRGAVRIHR; this is translated from the coding sequence ATGTCCGTACCCGGCCCCCACGGGGCACGCCGCGCCGGCCGGTCGTCGGCCGCCGTCGCCGTGGCCATGCTGGCCGGGTGCTGGGCCGCGCTGGGGCTCCCCGCGCCGGGCGGGGCGGACCCGCCGACCGGATGCCGCAATGGCTTCTACCTGGTCCGGGGCTCGACTCTGTTCCGCTACGACGAGAACGCCGGCGACCGGACCACGGTCGCCGTCCTGCCCGTTCCGGTGAACGCGCTCGGCTACGCCCCCGGCCAGGGCCTGTTCTACGGGGTCGGCGACTACCACGGCGGCTCGCACCTGGTCACGGTCAGCCCGGGCGGAACGGTCACCGACAAGGGGCCCGTGCCAGGCGGGCTGCGGGGCGCGTTCGCCGGCGCGGTCAGCGGGCGGACGTGGTACGTGCGCTCGGACGACGAGTTGTCCGTGGTGGACATCGCGCCGGGCAGTCCGACGTTCCTGAAGGTGACCGCGCGGATCGAGCTGTCCCGCGACGTGGAACTCGGCGACTTCGACGTCGACCCGGCCGACGGCGCGCTCTACGGCGTCGACACCGACCACGGACCCGGCCGGCTGACCAGGGTCGACCCGGCGACCGGGGACGTGACCTGGCTGCCCACCTCGCCGACGCTGCCCGGCGCCGGCAGCTACGGGGCCGTGGTGATCACCCCCGACGGCACCCTGCACGCGCTGAACAACGCGACCGGCCGGCTCTACCACGTCCGGCGGCCCGGCGGCCAGGTCACGTCGACCGCCGACGGGTCGGCCACCCAGCACGCCGACGCCGCGCGCTGCCCGCACGAGGATCCGCCGCAGCCGCCGACTCCGCCGGCTCCCACGGTCGCGCCGGTTCCGGCGCCCCCGGCGCCACCGCCGGCCCGGGTGCCGCCGTCCCCGCCGGTGGTCGAGCCGCCCGGCACGCCCCCGCCGCGCACGACGCCTCCCCCGGTGCCGACCCCGTCGCCGACCCGGTTCGTGGCCAGCGGGTACAAGCCGCCGCCGTTGCCCCCGGCGAAACTGCCGGTGACCTGGTTCGTCGTCGTCGCGATGCTCGTACCCGCCGTCATCGTCGCCGTGCGGGGCGCCGTCCGCATCCACAGGTAG
- a CDS encoding bestrophin-like domain produces the protein MSMLFTGTGVMAAAAVVSVLGFLLVSRYVPDRWLVADSNGAGALYATIGMVYAILIAIAAIAVWEPHTDAGQSTDREAADMVEAYRSAGQLADPDRTDIQALITRYTHEVVDREWSALSETRAADPRTAATFEELRVRVEKVEPVGDRQQTYFQQLLGRVNDAADARRTRVASADEGMPEPLWPILILGGLVTVGFLYMFGLERTFPNGLMMATLGAMVALMLFVLYQVEFPFSHGMAVQPGAFEDAQRQLGRT, from the coding sequence ATGTCCATGCTGTTCACCGGTACGGGGGTGATGGCCGCCGCCGCCGTGGTGTCGGTCCTCGGGTTCCTGCTCGTGTCGAGGTACGTGCCCGACCGGTGGTTGGTCGCCGACTCCAACGGGGCAGGCGCGCTGTACGCCACCATCGGGATGGTCTACGCGATCCTGATCGCCATCGCGGCCATCGCCGTGTGGGAGCCGCACACCGACGCCGGGCAGAGCACCGATCGCGAGGCGGCCGACATGGTGGAGGCGTACCGGTCGGCCGGTCAGCTGGCCGATCCCGACCGCACCGACATCCAGGCGCTGATCACGCGGTACACCCATGAGGTGGTCGACCGCGAGTGGTCGGCCCTCAGCGAGACCAGGGCCGCGGATCCCCGGACGGCCGCGACGTTCGAGGAGCTGCGGGTACGGGTCGAGAAGGTCGAGCCCGTCGGCGACCGGCAGCAGACGTACTTCCAGCAGCTGCTCGGCCGGGTGAACGACGCCGCCGACGCCCGCAGGACCCGGGTCGCCTCCGCCGACGAGGGCATGCCCGAGCCGCTGTGGCCGATCCTGATCCTCGGCGGGCTGGTCACCGTCGGGTTCCTGTACATGTTCGGGCTGGAGCGCACGTTCCCGAACGGGTTGATGATGGCCACCCTCGGGGCGATGGTCGCGCTGATGCTGTTCGTGCTGTACCAGGTGGAGTTCCCGTTCAGCCACGGGATGGCCGTGCAGCCGGGCGCGTTCGAGGACGCCCAGCGCCAACTCGGCCGGACGTGA